Genomic segment of Pasteurella multocida subsp. multocida OH4807:
ATGATTTAGCCTATATTATTTTGCTGGTGCAGGTGTAGCAGGAATCACTTTTAATACATCTTGAGTAATGTTTTTTGCTTCATCTGCAAATACAACCGCACTCTCATTCAATACTAATGTAAAATTCTTTTCTTTTGCCACGTTTGTCACCGCATTTTGAATACTATTCAATAACTTGCTGGTTTCTTCTCGTTCACGTTTCGCATAATCTTCTTGATACTTGTTTACTTCTTCATCATGCGCAACAACCAATTTATTAATTGCTTCTTGTTCTGTACTACCTAATTTATTAATTTCTTCTTCACGTTTTTTAATGTCTGCACTACGTAATTTTGGCGCATCTTTTTGTAAAGCAGCAATTTTGGCTTCAACTTTTTTCTGTGATGCCGCAATTTTTTCATCCACTTGTTTTTTGTTCTCTGCTAATTTCTCAACACGTGTTTTGAACTCTGCTTCTAATTTCTCTGCAACCATTTTACGATCTGGGTGGTTTTGAAATAAGTAGTCACCACTTACAAATGCAATGTTTTCAGCCGCCATCGCGAAAGAAGAAGAGAAAGCTAATGCTAAAGAAAGTGCGGTTAATTTTACTGCTTTTTTCATCGGTTCATTTTCCTATTAAGTAATATAATATTGAATAAATTCTGTGCCGTACATTTTTACGACACAGATGCATGTTTAGACGACAAGTTTTGTTATAAGTTCCAATAAGTTATTAGAATGTTCCCCCAATACTAAATTGGAATTGTTCAATTTCATCCCCTTGATACTTTTTAATTGGTTTCGCATAAGAGAATACTAATGGCCCAATTGGTGATTGCCATTGTAACGCCACACCAACAGAAGCACGAACACGACTTGGATCGCTATAATCTGGTAAATTCAATTTTTCAAATTTCGCTTTATCTTCCGCTTTCCAACGCGTATTCCAAACACTCGCCGCATCAATGAAAAACGAGGTTCTAACAGAATTTTGGTTTTTATCTGCCACAAATGGTGTTGGGACAATCAATTCAGCGCTTGCCGTGACCATCGCATTACCACCAACAACGTCAGCACTCTTCAAACAGAACTGATTTTGGCAAGATGCATGACTGTAAATTGCTTTTGGTCCAATCGCTCCATACGCAAAACCACGTAAACTTCCGATCCCGCCTGCACTATAGTTTTGATAGAATGGTAAGCGTTTACCACCAAAACCATCTGCAAAGGATGCACCAAAGCGACTCGAAAGCACCCAATT
This window contains:
- a CDS encoding hypothetical protein (COG2825 Outer membrane protein), with amino-acid sequence MKKAVKLTALSLALAFSSSFAMAAENIAFVSGDYLFQNHPDRKMVAEKLEAEFKTRVEKLAENKKQVDEKIAASQKKVEAKIAALQKDAPKLRSADIKKREEEINKLGSTEQEAINKLVVAHDEEVNKYQEDYAKREREETSKLLNSIQNAVTNVAKEKNFTLVLNESAVVFADEAKNITQDVLKVIPATPAPAK